The proteins below are encoded in one region of Anaerolineales bacterium:
- a CDS encoding zinc ribbon domain-containing protein, producing MIVDPQTINNLITAGTAWGLAFLVALWLSLIFWTYRDIRARSRDQLLRILAIVVVALLFLPGIVIYLILRPSHTLEEEYQQTLEEEALLQSIEDVAVCPGCGRKIQDAWMVCPSCNMRLRKTCHHCRKLMELSWNLCPYCGTPAPGKRRENKTMDDVTRPAPLEEQSQPGGAFTVVEPFLEEADNENGAS from the coding sequence ATGATCGTTGATCCACAGACCATCAACAATCTTATCACGGCTGGAACGGCCTGGGGGTTGGCATTCCTGGTGGCATTATGGCTTAGCCTGATCTTTTGGACCTACCGGGATATCCGTGCCAGGTCACGCGACCAGCTGTTGCGCATCCTGGCTATTGTTGTGGTCGCCCTGTTATTCCTGCCAGGGATCGTTATTTATCTCATCCTGCGCCCTTCCCACACGCTGGAGGAAGAATACCAACAAACCCTGGAGGAGGAAGCGCTCCTGCAATCCATCGAAGATGTTGCAGTCTGCCCTGGGTGTGGCCGAAAGATTCAGGATGCCTGGATGGTCTGTCCAAGCTGCAACATGCGTTTACGGAAGACTTGCCATCATTGTCGCAAGTTGATGGAGCTGTCGTGGAACCTGTGCCCTTATTGCGGCACACCTGCCCCAGGAAAACGGCGTGAAAACAAGACCATGGATGACGTCACTCGACCAGCCCCACTGGAAGAACAATCCCAACCAGGTGGGGCGTTTACGGTGGTGGAACCCTTCTTGGAAGAAGCTGATAATGAAAACGGCGCATCGTGA
- a CDS encoding acylphosphatase (catalyzes the hydrolysis of acylphosphate), which translates to MTEETSSRLHATIAGRVQGVSFRYFVMEQADKLNLRGWVRNRWNGTVEVTAEGAHQDLELLLAALREGPPMAVIDNVCYDWLAATGEFISFDVVSTI; encoded by the coding sequence ATGACTGAAGAGACCAGCTCACGTTTACATGCCACCATCGCAGGGCGCGTACAGGGAGTAAGCTTCCGGTACTTCGTGATGGAACAGGCTGATAAGCTCAATTTACGGGGCTGGGTGCGTAATCGATGGAACGGCACGGTAGAAGTGACCGCAGAAGGGGCACACCAGGATCTTGAGCTGTTGCTGGCCGCCCTTCGTGAAGGGCCACCCATGGCTGTGATTGACAATGTTTGCTATGACTGGCTCGCTGCAACGGGAGAATTTATTAGTTTTGATGTAGTAAGCACGATCTAA